Proteins encoded within one genomic window of Alphaproteobacteria bacterium HT1-32:
- a CDS encoding MmgE/PrpD family protein, translating into MSISEQLAAFAAGLSLDQVPDEVTERTKLLLLDTSGIAIRARHDAESTPATIRMVERLGGATGNHAVFGDQKGYGASAAALINGALAHSLDFDDTHAAGSIHSSAPIIPAALTAAEMTGASGSDVLAGIIAGYEIQIRLSLALSPKDHYDRGYHPTATCGAFGAAAAAGRVLGLNDEQMLDAFGICLSQTSGTIHFVESGAWTKRYQIGHAAMNGLIAATLAQEGYLGARTPIEGKHGFLNSFAPNPDPSKAVAGLGTVWETLALAVKPYPTCRYSHAAMEAIASICTEQDLTASDVEAVYVGLPQTGFKIIGDGLAHKQQPKSVVDGQFSMPFCAAVAIRERGMGWDDYAKHLKDSETLSLCKKVDVQIDPKPEASFPRFMSGIARVTAKGKTTERFVEIPKGEPENFQTAEELREKFDGLTAPYLSQAQRDQFVAATLSFEKQADVAAYLAMTRSAGAGLASAAE; encoded by the coding sequence ATGAGCATTTCAGAACAACTCGCCGCTTTCGCTGCCGGGCTATCGCTGGATCAGGTTCCTGATGAGGTTACAGAACGCACAAAGCTGCTGCTTCTCGATACATCAGGTATCGCCATTCGCGCCCGGCACGACGCTGAAAGCACGCCGGCCACCATCAGGATGGTCGAGCGGCTGGGCGGAGCCACCGGCAATCACGCCGTCTTTGGCGACCAGAAAGGCTATGGCGCATCCGCCGCCGCCCTGATCAACGGCGCACTCGCACATTCACTGGACTTTGACGACACCCATGCTGCCGGGTCGATCCATTCTTCCGCGCCGATTATTCCTGCCGCCCTGACTGCCGCAGAAATGACCGGCGCCTCCGGCAGTGACGTCCTCGCAGGCATTATCGCCGGATATGAAATCCAGATTCGCCTGTCCCTCGCCCTGTCGCCGAAAGACCATTATGACCGCGGCTATCACCCGACAGCCACCTGTGGTGCCTTCGGTGCTGCTGCCGCAGCGGGTCGTGTTCTCGGCCTGAATGACGAGCAGATGCTCGATGCCTTCGGTATCTGCCTCAGCCAGACATCCGGAACCATCCATTTTGTTGAGAGCGGTGCCTGGACGAAACGCTATCAGATTGGCCACGCAGCAATGAATGGTCTGATTGCCGCCACTCTGGCACAGGAGGGGTATCTTGGTGCGCGCACCCCGATTGAAGGCAAGCATGGGTTCCTGAACTCCTTCGCCCCCAATCCCGACCCGTCAAAAGCGGTCGCCGGTCTCGGCACTGTCTGGGAAACGCTTGCCCTGGCCGTGAAACCCTACCCCACCTGCCGGTACAGCCACGCAGCTATGGAGGCCATTGCCAGCATCTGCACCGAACAGGACCTGACGGCCTCGGATGTTGAGGCCGTTTATGTCGGTCTACCCCAGACAGGGTTCAAAATCATCGGTGACGGGCTGGCCCATAAACAACAGCCGAAAAGTGTCGTCGACGGCCAGTTCTCCATGCCGTTCTGCGCAGCCGTTGCCATTCGCGAACGCGGCATGGGCTGGGATGACTATGCAAAGCATCTGAAAGACTCGGAGACACTCAGCCTTTGCAAGAAGGTCGATGTCCAGATTGACCCGAAACCGGAAGCCTCTTTCCCGCGTTTCATGTCTGGCATCGCCCGCGTCACGGCCAAGGGCAAGACAACAGAACGTTTCGTCGAGATTCCCAAGGGTGAGCCCGAAAACTTCCAGACCGCTGAAGAACTGCGGGAGAAATTCGACGGCCTTACCGCACCCTATCTGTCACAGGCACAGCGTGACCAGTTTGTCGCCGCAACCCTGTCCTTTGAAAAGCAGGCGGATGTTGCTGCCTATCTTGCCATGACCCGTTCAGCCGGTGCCGGTCTCGCCAGCGCCGCGGAATAA
- a CDS encoding PAS domain-containing protein: MMQIDEILQRIVSSNVRTALQFWEQSRGGKEIPARSDINLIEIPSLLLGLTLVDVIDGGKDYRLRYVGRNIINNQILKVGQLQSEMPAQQGQEIIKGRYSRVVEQRRPVFQRYVYTSIQGDKRLIEAISCPLSDDGETINKLFCFGEDMGFASSSEKFDDTLI, translated from the coding sequence ATGATGCAGATTGATGAAATTCTGCAGAGAATTGTATCGTCTAACGTCCGGACGGCGTTGCAGTTCTGGGAACAATCCCGGGGCGGCAAGGAAATTCCCGCACGTTCAGATATCAATCTGATCGAGATTCCTTCCCTGCTGCTTGGTCTGACACTGGTTGATGTCATTGACGGCGGCAAGGATTACCGGCTGCGTTATGTCGGCCGGAACATTATCAACAATCAGATTCTGAAGGTCGGACAACTACAGTCCGAAATGCCCGCCCAACAGGGACAGGAGATAATCAAAGGGCGATACAGCCGTGTCGTTGAGCAACGACGCCCCGTTTTCCAGCGCTATGTCTATACCAGTATTCAGGGCGACAAACGGCTGATTGAAGCGATATCCTGTCCGCTCAGCGATGATGGAGAAACCATCAACAAGCTGTTCTGCTTCGGAGAGGATATGGGTTTCGCCAGTTCATCTGAAAAATTTGACGACACACTCATCTGA
- the betA gene encoding choline dehydrogenase has product MARTSFDYIIVGAGSAGSVLANRLSKNPANRVLLIEAGPPDRSIFLHMPGAFAEPLKNDRFNWFYESAPEPFMDNRQMYCPRGRVLGGSSSINGMCYVRGHAFDYDRWASNALPDWSYAHCLPYFRKAETWEKGSDEYRGDSGPLHVSDGPCKNPLYEAFVEAGIQAGYPRTDDMNGHQQEGFGHMQQTTYKGERWSAAKAYLRPALQRENLEVRHSTLTEKILFDGKRATGVTVSRNGRRETVTGDEIILSGGAINSPQLLMLSGIGPASHLAEHDIPVVADLPGVGANLQDHLEIYVQIGCRQPITLYSALSLVGRAKIGLEWLLFRRGPGASNLFESGGFIRSEAGVEHPDLQYHFLPIAISYDGRAAGDRHGFQAHVGPMRPTSRGHVRLKSADPASHPEILFNYMSTEQDRKEMRAAVRLTREIFAQQAFEPFRDGELAPGENVQSDNEIDAFVRSHGESAYHPSCTCAMGSGEQAVVDGELKIHGLESLRVVDASVMPTIPSGNLNAPTIMIAEKAADIILGNPALPVSGAAVWQHPDWQTSQR; this is encoded by the coding sequence ATGGCCAGAACTTCATTTGACTACATAATCGTCGGAGCCGGATCAGCCGGGTCTGTGCTTGCAAACCGGCTCAGTAAAAATCCGGCGAACCGGGTCCTGCTGATCGAAGCCGGACCACCGGATCGCAGTATTTTCCTGCATATGCCGGGGGCTTTTGCCGAACCGCTGAAGAATGACCGATTCAACTGGTTTTATGAGAGCGCGCCCGAGCCTTTCATGGATAACCGGCAGATGTATTGCCCCCGCGGCCGTGTGCTCGGCGGATCATCTTCCATCAACGGCATGTGTTATGTCCGCGGGCACGCATTTGATTATGATCGCTGGGCATCGAACGCCCTACCCGACTGGAGTTACGCCCATTGCCTGCCTTATTTCCGGAAAGCAGAGACATGGGAGAAAGGCAGTGATGAGTACCGTGGTGACAGCGGCCCGCTTCATGTCAGTGACGGCCCCTGCAAAAACCCGCTCTACGAAGCCTTCGTCGAAGCCGGTATCCAGGCCGGTTATCCCCGGACGGACGACATGAACGGCCATCAGCAGGAAGGCTTCGGCCATATGCAGCAGACCACCTACAAGGGTGAGCGCTGGTCTGCTGCCAAGGCCTATCTGCGCCCGGCATTACAGCGAGAAAATCTTGAGGTCCGTCATTCAACACTGACCGAGAAAATCCTGTTCGACGGAAAACGCGCCACTGGTGTGACAGTCTCGCGGAACGGTCGTCGCGAGACTGTCACGGGTGACGAAATCATTCTGTCCGGAGGTGCGATCAACTCGCCTCAGCTTCTGATGCTTTCCGGTATCGGGCCTGCCAGCCATCTTGCAGAGCATGACATTCCCGTGGTTGCCGACCTGCCCGGCGTCGGTGCCAATCTTCAGGATCATCTGGAAATCTATGTGCAGATAGGCTGTCGTCAGCCTATCACACTTTACTCGGCACTCAGTCTTGTCGGCCGGGCAAAAATTGGTCTGGAATGGTTATTGTTCCGGCGCGGACCGGGTGCCTCAAACCTGTTTGAATCAGGCGGCTTCATCCGCTCGGAAGCCGGTGTTGAGCATCCTGATCTGCAATATCACTTCCTGCCCATTGCGATCAGCTATGACGGCAGGGCCGCAGGTGACAGGCATGGCTTTCAGGCCCATGTCGGCCCCATGCGGCCGACGTCCCGGGGCCATGTCCGCCTGAAATCAGCTGACCCGGCTTCACATCCGGAAATCCTGTTCAATTACATGTCTACTGAGCAGGACCGGAAGGAAATGCGGGCCGCCGTCCGCCTGACACGGGAGATCTTCGCCCAGCAAGCATTCGAGCCCTTCCGGGATGGTGAACTGGCGCCCGGCGAGAATGTTCAGTCCGACAATGAAATCGACGCCTTTGTACGGTCGCATGGAGAGAGCGCCTATCACCCCAGCTGCACCTGTGCGATGGGATCAGGAGAACAGGCCGTCGTCGACGGGGAGCTGAAAATCCATGGTCTGGAATCCCTGCGGGTCGTCGATGCCTCGGTCATGCCAACCATTCCCAGCGGAAACCTGAATGCGCCGACCATCATGATCGCCGAAAAAGCAGCTGACATCATCCTTGGTAACCCTGCGCTTCCCGTTTCCGGGGCCGCTGTCTGGCAACATCCGGACTGGCAAACATCACAGCGATAA
- a CDS encoding HAD-IA family hydrolase, with protein MNIFMGHIRGLLFDRDGTLIDFHQTWTPAFTEAATLLAKGDPELVSRLLIDAGYDPETGQSGPGSMLAAASDAELAAFWATMLPEETADSILGQISGIFSDHLEFGAAPVCDLSLFCQQMLDLGYQLGIATNGSSPSSKAMMRRFGVHHQFAYYAGFDSGHQPKPHPSMALGFCAATGLRPEEIAVIGDSTHDLKLARSVKAGLAIGVLTGASSADDLQPFADHVIPNITFLADLLAD; from the coding sequence ATGAATATCTTCATGGGACATATCAGGGGGCTGCTTTTTGACCGGGACGGGACACTGATCGATTTTCATCAGACCTGGACGCCGGCCTTTACCGAGGCGGCTACTCTTCTGGCAAAAGGTGATCCGGAACTGGTGTCCCGACTGCTGATTGATGCTGGCTATGATCCGGAAACCGGACAATCAGGGCCCGGTTCCATGCTGGCAGCCGCGTCGGATGCCGAACTGGCGGCTTTCTGGGCCACTATGCTGCCGGAAGAAACGGCTGACAGTATTCTGGGCCAGATATCCGGGATATTCTCGGATCATCTGGAATTTGGCGCAGCCCCGGTCTGTGACCTCTCTCTGTTCTGCCAGCAGATGCTGGATCTCGGATATCAGCTGGGGATTGCCACAAACGGCAGCTCCCCCTCGTCAAAGGCAATGATGCGCAGGTTTGGTGTGCATCATCAGTTTGCTTATTACGCGGGTTTTGACAGTGGTCATCAGCCAAAGCCGCATCCGTCGATGGCGCTGGGTTTTTGTGCGGCCACGGGGCTCCGGCCGGAAGAAATTGCGGTTATCGGCGATAGTACACATGACCTGAAGCTGGCCCGCTCTGTAAAGGCGGGGCTTGCAATCGGGGTGCTGACCGGTGCCAGCAGCGCGGATGATCTGCAGCCTTTTGCAGATCATGTCATTCCGAACATTACCTTTCTGGCTGATCTGCTGGCTGATTGA
- a CDS encoding FAD-dependent oxidoreductase, translating into MTEIASDSVAVIGGGIVGVSCALFLNRQGFKTTLIEKTAPGRETSYGNAGAISQASFIPINSPRILRNLHRFASNKTNSVRYDPAYLARNAGWMARFLLRARRSSFMKAADEMSAFAYRSRAVHLELARQASVEHRFRDTGWMKLYRSQAGFDGSFEDQELMRSHGVGYDVLGPKELSEIEPHLKPIYAGAVLITSASNVDSPGGVTEAYAALFEAEGGIIQAQQVQRIDPSGDGFTVVTEQGSTGFAQVVVAAGPWSADLLKPLGYNIPLAYERGYHQHFQVRDGQTLYRACNDIEGAFSMSPMERGIRVTSGIQFAERDAPPDYSQIQAIFPAAEQAISLGSAVENQPWSGSRPSLPDTRPVIGSAARHKGLWMAFGHGHIGFGTGPITGKLLAQMVADKPTDIPMEIFRPARFGA; encoded by the coding sequence ATGACGGAGATTGCATCAGACAGTGTTGCCGTCATTGGCGGCGGCATCGTTGGGGTCAGTTGCGCCCTGTTCCTGAACCGGCAGGGATTCAAGACAACCCTGATCGAGAAAACGGCACCGGGTCGCGAAACTTCCTATGGCAATGCCGGTGCCATCAGTCAGGCATCTTTCATTCCGATCAACTCGCCACGCATCCTGCGCAACCTGCATCGCTTTGCCAGCAACAAGACCAACTCTGTCCGTTATGATCCCGCCTATCTGGCGCGCAATGCAGGATGGATGGCACGGTTTCTGCTGCGTGCAAGACGCAGCAGTTTCATGAAAGCCGCCGACGAGATGAGCGCCTTCGCCTATCGGTCACGCGCTGTGCATCTGGAACTGGCCAGACAGGCCAGCGTTGAACACCGCTTTCGCGATACCGGCTGGATGAAGCTCTATCGCAGTCAGGCCGGGTTTGATGGCAGCTTCGAGGATCAGGAACTGATGCGAAGCCACGGCGTCGGCTACGATGTACTTGGCCCCAAAGAACTGTCCGAGATCGAACCGCATCTGAAGCCGATCTATGCCGGGGCTGTCCTCATCACATCCGCCTCAAATGTCGATAGTCCCGGAGGCGTCACCGAAGCCTATGCCGCTTTGTTTGAGGCAGAAGGCGGCATCATTCAGGCGCAACAGGTGCAACGGATCGATCCATCAGGCGACGGCTTCACGGTAGTCACCGAGCAGGGCAGCACAGGCTTCGCACAGGTCGTTGTGGCCGCCGGTCCCTGGTCTGCCGATCTGCTGAAACCACTGGGTTATAACATCCCGCTGGCCTATGAGCGTGGTTATCATCAACATTTTCAGGTCCGGGACGGCCAGACCCTGTACCGCGCCTGCAACGATATCGAAGGTGCCTTTTCCATGAGTCCAATGGAACGTGGCATCCGCGTCACCTCCGGCATTCAGTTTGCCGAACGTGATGCCCCGCCTGATTACAGCCAGATTCAGGCTATCTTCCCGGCAGCAGAACAGGCCATTTCGCTGGGATCAGCCGTTGAAAACCAGCCCTGGAGCGGCAGCCGCCCCTCGCTGCCGGATACTCGCCCGGTGATCGGCAGTGCAGCCCGGCACAAAGGCTTATGGATGGCCTTCGGGCACGGTCATATCGGTTTCGGAACCGGCCCGATCACAGGCAAACTGCTCGCGCAGATGGTTGCTGACAAACCGACGGACATTCCAATGGAGATCTTCCGGCCGGCCCGTTTCGGCGCCTGA
- a CDS encoding TRAP transporter fused permease subunit gives MSNKDDVLDVQAAEELEKQYDNTLSHREHAPLLRKALFGFTLAFAFYHYITAGIGLPVDYWHMGIHLAGLFVLIFTGFPMLRNERTMAYRPNSWWIIANVPVYDWLCIILGVTAALYLGFSWSGVEANILGFEISIPDQALRQGNPVTSDIFFGTVVVVLALEIARRTIGPILPGIILVFIAFALLGPYMPIQILIHPGVDWRQFINNMYFPQEGIFGVTLWVVSTIVFHFVLFGVIAQRMGLGQFFIDNAMILAGRYTGGPAKVSVISSAFFGTISGSSIANTVSTGSLTIPNMKKMGYPGHFAGGVEAAASAGGQITPPIMGAASFIMAEFLEVPYTTIVIAAIVPALMHYIAVLAIVHFKAKSLGLQGFPADRLPQLKAVWKEGWPTMLPLIALIYVLFSGYTPYMAAFMGITLCVIVGFVTVRKPLTLIVPLGGLAFIADKYFSGVFDPLLSIVLVICIFIGVFNPRRREDFSQLWSSMRLGVQYALAVGGAATAVGIVVGVINTTGVGFRMGFMVTNGAAELADIIFPLVSWIPSDAFTLPSIQLFLSLCFVAMACILMGAGLPTTALYIMLVSVAQPALSQLGVPPLASHMFVLYYGVMSEITPPVCASAYAAAGIAGANPFRTGLSAFSMGLGKLMVPMVFVYAPTMLIVLPEYYSLSSFLQVSITCGIGVFTIATAVANYFAAPLGTPLRIIMAIAGLLLVAPSGTSDIIGICIVLPVLGLQILMNRRRPSATV, from the coding sequence ATGAGCAACAAAGATGATGTGCTTGATGTTCAGGCTGCGGAAGAACTGGAAAAACAGTACGACAATACGCTCAGTCACCGTGAACATGCACCGCTGCTGCGCAAAGCCCTTTTCGGCTTCACACTTGCCTTTGCGTTTTATCATTACATAACCGCCGGTATCGGGCTGCCAGTCGATTACTGGCATATGGGCATCCATCTGGCTGGCCTGTTTGTCCTGATTTTTACCGGCTTTCCGATGCTCCGGAACGAGCGCACAATGGCCTACCGCCCGAACAGCTGGTGGATCATTGCCAATGTGCCCGTCTATGACTGGCTCTGCATTATTCTCGGTGTAACAGCAGCCCTCTATCTCGGTTTCTCGTGGAGCGGCGTCGAAGCCAATATTCTGGGATTTGAAATCAGCATTCCGGACCAGGCCCTGCGGCAGGGAAATCCGGTCACTTCTGACATTTTCTTCGGAACCGTCGTTGTCGTGCTGGCGCTGGAAATCGCGCGCCGCACCATCGGGCCGATCCTGCCCGGCATCATTCTGGTCTTCATCGCCTTTGCCCTTCTCGGCCCTTATATGCCGATCCAGATTCTCATCCATCCGGGTGTCGACTGGCGCCAGTTCATCAACAATATGTACTTCCCTCAGGAAGGTATCTTCGGCGTTACGTTGTGGGTTGTCTCCACCATCGTTTTCCATTTCGTACTGTTCGGCGTCATCGCCCAGCGTATGGGGCTTGGTCAGTTCTTCATCGACAATGCGATGATCCTCGCCGGTCGCTATACAGGGGGGCCCGCCAAGGTCAGTGTCATTTCCTCGGCCTTCTTCGGCACGATCTCCGGCTCATCCATTGCGAATACCGTTTCCACCGGGTCGCTGACCATTCCGAACATGAAGAAGATGGGCTATCCCGGCCACTTTGCCGGCGGGGTCGAGGCCGCCGCCAGTGCCGGCGGGCAAATTACGCCGCCGATCATGGGGGCCGCCTCCTTCATCATGGCGGAATTTCTGGAAGTCCCCTACACCACCATCGTGATCGCCGCGATCGTACCCGCGTTGATGCATTACATCGCAGTTCTGGCGATCGTCCATTTCAAGGCCAAAAGCCTTGGGCTGCAGGGCTTCCCCGCTGATCGCCTGCCGCAACTGAAAGCCGTCTGGAAAGAAGGCTGGCCAACCATGTTGCCGCTGATTGCGCTGATCTATGTGCTGTTCAGTGGCTACACGCCCTATATGGCAGCCTTCATGGGCATTACGCTTTGTGTCATCGTCGGCTTTGTCACTGTCCGAAAGCCACTGACCCTCATTGTGCCACTTGGCGGGCTGGCCTTCATTGCCGACAAGTATTTCTCCGGTGTCTTTGATCCGCTGCTCAGCATTGTTCTGGTGATCTGCATCTTCATCGGCGTGTTCAATCCGCGTCGGCGTGAAGATTTCAGCCAGCTCTGGTCCAGCATGCGGCTTGGGGTTCAGTACGCCCTTGCCGTCGGTGGCGCAGCGACCGCAGTGGGTATCGTCGTCGGGGTTATCAATACAACCGGCGTCGGTTTCCGGATGGGTTTCATGGTCACAAACGGCGCCGCCGAACTGGCTGACATCATCTTCCCGCTGGTCTCCTGGATCCCCAGTGACGCTTTTACCCTGCCCTCCATCCAGCTGTTCCTGTCGCTCTGCTTCGTTGCCATGGCCTGCATTCTGATGGGCGCCGGATTGCCGACCACCGCGCTCTACATCATGCTGGTTTCCGTCGCCCAGCCGGCATTGTCACAGCTCGGTGTTCCGCCGCTGGCCTCACATATGTTTGTGCTCTACTACGGCGTGATGTCGGAAATCACACCGCCGGTCTGTGCCTCAGCCTATGCGGCGGCCGGCATTGCGGGGGCGAATCCGTTCCGGACCGGTCTGTCCGCCTTCTCGATGGGACTTGGCAAACTGATGGTCCCGATGGTCTTCGTCTATGCACCGACCATGCTGATTGTGCTGCCGGAATATTACTCGCTTTCAAGCTTCCTGCAGGTCTCGATAACCTGCGGTATCGGGGTGTTCACCATCGCGACCGCCGTCGCAAATTACTTTGCAGCCCCGCTTGGCACACCACTGCGGATCATCATGGCCATCGCCGGTCTGTTGCTGGTTGCACCCAGCGGCACGTCGGACATCATCGGTATCTGTATCGTCCTGCCGGTGCTTGGCCTGCAAATTCTGATGAACAGACGCCGCCCCTCTGCCACGGTGTAG
- a CDS encoding TAXI family TRAP transporter solute-binding subunit: MAAALAGATLLSGVAQAQQMTFFRIGTGSAGGTYFPIGGIIANAISSPPGARPCDKGGSCGVPGLVAIAQSTNASAHNVTATDAGQMEAGLTGAATLYQAYHGEGKFEGNKKPKLRVIANLFPEDMHLVLPKGGKLGSLKDLKGKRVGIAQAGSGTQIAVEMILADNGLTRADYSPAELNNSQSAERIADGQLDAYFYAAGTPVAAMVQLSSTKGMELYSFTDAEIAAVGKILPYYVESSIDKGTYEGLDYDVKTVAVNGILVTNADQPDDLIYGITKAMWSKTSRTLLDNGHAKGKVIRLETALKGIANLRVPLHPGAEKFYKEAGLLK; encoded by the coding sequence ATGGCAGCGGCCCTCGCAGGAGCAACGCTGCTGAGCGGTGTCGCCCAGGCCCAGCAGATGACATTCTTCCGCATCGGCACCGGCAGCGCAGGCGGAACTTACTTCCCGATCGGCGGAATCATCGCCAATGCCATCTCCAGCCCGCCGGGTGCACGTCCTTGCGACAAGGGCGGTAGCTGTGGTGTACCGGGACTGGTCGCGATTGCCCAGTCAACCAACGCCTCCGCACATAACGTGACTGCCACCGACGCCGGCCAGATGGAAGCCGGACTGACCGGTGCTGCAACCCTGTATCAGGCGTATCACGGCGAAGGAAAATTCGAAGGCAACAAGAAGCCGAAACTCCGGGTAATCGCCAACCTGTTCCCGGAAGACATGCATCTGGTTCTCCCGAAAGGCGGCAAGCTCGGCTCGCTGAAAGACCTCAAGGGCAAGCGCGTTGGCATCGCACAGGCCGGTTCGGGTACGCAGATTGCTGTTGAAATGATTCTCGCCGACAACGGTCTGACCCGTGCCGACTACTCCCCGGCAGAACTCAATAACTCGCAGAGCGCCGAACGTATCGCTGATGGTCAGCTTGATGCCTATTTCTACGCTGCCGGCACGCCGGTCGCTGCAATGGTTCAGCTTTCCTCGACCAAGGGAATGGAACTCTACTCCTTCACCGATGCTGAAATTGCAGCCGTTGGCAAAATCCTGCCCTACTACGTTGAGTCGTCAATCGACAAGGGCACCTATGAAGGCCTCGACTATGATGTCAAAACGGTTGCTGTGAACGGCATTCTGGTGACCAACGCTGACCAGCCGGACGATCTGATCTACGGCATTACCAAAGCCATGTGGAGCAAGACCTCCCGCACGCTGCTGGATAACGGCCATGCCAAAGGCAAGGTCATCCGTCTGGAAACCGCGCTGAAAGGCATTGCCAACCTGCGGGTGCCGCTGCATCCGGGCGCCGAGAAGTTCTACAAAGAAGCCGGTCTGCTGAAGTAA
- a CDS encoding FAD-dependent oxidoreductase, which produces MPYWWEAAEPKSVPEAPVAERCDVAIIGAGYTGLSAAITLARAGRNVQIFDRQRPGEGASSRNGGITSGNIRIGLSAAIEKYGEAKGLALYREGVEARKDLQRFIHEEKLDCDFVLSGRFTGCISDDHYDIQARETDLLNRHLNIGGYVVPKEEQHKETGSAMYRGGVVRPDIGMLHPGKFVQEMIRVAVESGAILHGETPVTGFERVSDGYVIHTTRGKTVARDLIFAANGYIDGANKWLRRRIVPIPSCMIATEPLSPNLMKTLMPAGRGMGETRKLYRYFRPSPDGRRILLGGRSSMFGRSEAESGAHLLKGLIEMYPELSDTKISHSWNGLVAFSRSDIPLLFQRDGAHYTGGYCGSGVVWARWIGQKAALKILGSPEGASVFDCDPPPAVPFFNGRTWFLPAVLGWHGLLDKLGRGVVKA; this is translated from the coding sequence CTGCCATACTGGTGGGAAGCGGCTGAGCCGAAGTCCGTTCCGGAGGCCCCGGTTGCGGAACGTTGCGACGTTGCCATCATTGGTGCCGGTTATACTGGCCTCAGCGCAGCCATTACCCTGGCCCGCGCCGGACGTAATGTGCAGATTTTTGACCGGCAGCGACCGGGCGAAGGCGCTTCGTCCCGCAATGGCGGTATCACAAGCGGCAACATCCGCATTGGGCTGAGTGCCGCGATAGAGAAGTATGGCGAGGCCAAAGGACTGGCCCTCTACCGGGAAGGTGTCGAGGCCCGGAAAGACCTTCAGCGTTTTATCCACGAAGAGAAACTCGATTGCGACTTCGTTCTCTCCGGTCGCTTTACAGGCTGCATCAGTGACGACCATTACGACATACAGGCACGCGAAACTGACCTGCTGAACCGACATCTCAATATCGGTGGTTATGTTGTCCCGAAAGAGGAGCAGCATAAGGAGACCGGTTCCGCGATGTATCGTGGCGGGGTCGTGCGCCCGGATATCGGCATGCTTCATCCCGGGAAATTCGTACAGGAAATGATCCGCGTCGCTGTCGAGTCCGGTGCCATATTGCACGGTGAAACGCCTGTAACCGGGTTCGAACGCGTCAGCGATGGCTATGTCATTCACACCACACGGGGCAAAACGGTCGCCCGTGATCTCATTTTCGCAGCTAACGGCTATATTGACGGCGCAAACAAATGGCTGCGCCGCCGTATCGTGCCGATTCCCAGTTGCATGATTGCGACCGAGCCCTTGTCGCCAAACCTTATGAAAACCCTGATGCCGGCCGGCAGAGGCATGGGTGAAACCCGGAAACTGTACCGCTATTTCCGCCCCTCACCCGATGGCCGGCGTATTCTTCTGGGGGGACGTTCCTCGATGTTCGGGCGAAGCGAGGCAGAATCCGGCGCTCATCTGCTCAAGGGCCTGATTGAGATGTATCCCGAGCTGTCGGACACGAAAATCAGCCATTCATGGAATGGCCTCGTTGCTTTCAGCCGCTCTGATATCCCGCTGCTGTTCCAGCGTGACGGTGCCCATTACACCGGCGGCTATTGCGGCTCCGGTGTCGTCTGGGCCCGCTGGATCGGTCAGAAAGCCGCCCTGAAAATACTCGGGTCGCCGGAAGGCGCTTCTGTCTTTGACTGCGACCCACCGCCAGCCGTGCCGTTTTTTAACGGCCGGACCTGGTTTCTTCCGGCCGTTCTCGGCTGGCACGGCCTGCTGGATAAATTGGGACGGGGAGTCGTCAAGGCATAA